The Penicillium oxalicum strain HP7-1 chromosome IV, whole genome shotgun sequence genome contains a region encoding:
- a CDS encoding Formyltetrahydrofolate deformylase — translation MASSSFILTLSGPDRPGIVHAVTAFLVQHNLNIVDSSQFGDLTSKRFFMRVQFVAAVETEAMPELEKLCAAFEPTAKSFSMEFEIHPTTQKPRVMIMVSKIGHCLNDLLFRQSTGQLNIEVPLIISNHPDFAALAATYNIPFIHLPVTADTKAQQEARILELVQEYKIDLIVLARYMQVLSPKLCEAMSGRIINIHHSFLPSFKGAKPYHQAYDRGVKIIGATAHFVTSDLDEGPIIEQNVVRVNHGMSPKELTHAGSNVESNVLASAVKYVTERRVLLNGHKTVVFN, via the coding sequence ATGGCGTCCTCCAGCTTCATCCTGACCCTGTCGGGTCCCGATCGCCCCGGTATCGTCCATGCCGTCACGgccttcctcgtccagcACAATCTGAACATTGTCGACTCCTCTCAATTCGGCGACCTGACCTCGAAGCGCTTCTTCATGCGCGTGCAATTCGTCGCCGCGGTCGAGACCGAGGCAATGCCCGAGTTGGAGAAGCTCTGCGCGGCCTTTGAGCCTACCGCCAAGTCTTTCTCCATGGAGTTTGAGATTCACCCCACCACCCAGAAGCCTCGCGTCATGATCATGGTCTCCAAGATTGGTCACTGCTTGAACGACTTGCTCTTCCGCCAGTCCACCGGTCAGCTCAACATCGAAGTCcccctcatcatctccaaccaCCCCGACTTTGCCGCGCTGGCGGCAACCTACAACATCCCCTTCATTCACCTCCCCGTCACCGCCGACACCAAGGCCCAGCAGGAGGCCCGGATCCTGGAACTGGTGCAAGAATACAAGATCGACCTGATCGTTCTGGCCCGGTACATGCAGGTTCTGTCACCCAAGCTGTGCGAGGCCATGTCCGGccgcatcatcaacatccaccacagcttcttgccctccttCAAGGGTGCCAAACCCTACCACCAGGCCTATGACCGTGGTGTGAAGATCATCGGCGCCACGGCCCACTTTGTCACCAGTGACCTGGATGAGGGTCCTATTATCGAGCAGAATGTCGTGCGTGTCAACCACGGCATGAGCCCCAAGGAGCTCACCCACGCGGGTAGTAACGTTGAGAGCAACGTGCTCGCCTCCGCCGTCAAGTATGTGACGGAGCGTCGCGTGCTGCTCAACGGACACAAGACCGTTGTGTTCAATTAG